One Peromyscus leucopus breed LL Stock chromosome 6, UCI_PerLeu_2.1, whole genome shotgun sequence genomic region harbors:
- the Supt20h gene encoding transcription factor SPT20 homolog isoform X17, translating into MQQALEQALDRAEYIVESARQRPPKRKYLSSGRKSIFQKLYDLYVEECEKEPEVKQKLRRNVNLLEKLVMQETLSCLVVNLYPGNEGYSLMLRGKNGSDSETIRLPYEEGELLEYLDAEELPPILVDLLEKSQVNIFHCGCVIAEIRDYRQSSNMKSPGYQSRHILLRPTMQTLVCDVHSITSDNHKWTQEDKLLLESQLILATAEPLCLDPSVAVACTANRLLYNRQKMNTRPMKRCLKRYSRSSLNRQQDLSHCPPPPQLRLLDFLQKRKERKAGQHYDLKISKAGNCVDMWKRSPCNLAVPSEIDVEKYAKVEKSIKSDDSQPTVWPAHDVKDDYVFECEGGTQYQKTKLTILQSLGDPLYYGKIQPWKADEENDSQMSPSHFSAEDHSNWFIIGSKTDAERVVNQYQELVQNEAKCPVKMSHSSSGSATLNSGEETEQPETVSIQSSVLGKGVKHRPPPIKLPSSSGNNASGNYFTAQQASSFLKSPTPPPSSKPSLSRKSSVELSQVSMLSPAALSPASSSQRSGTPKPSTPTPTPSSAPHPPDAQNSTPSTPSATPSPQDSGFTPQPTLFTQFAQQQRALSQAMPVTTIPLSTMVTSITTGSTVSPVMADSAGLNSIGVVSSAGYPIWFKKYFKSQAFKSTPGF; encoded by the exons CAGAAATTAAGAAGAAATGTGAACTTGTTAGAGAAGCTTGTTATGCAAGAGACTTTGTCATGTTTGGTGGTCAATCTGTATCCAGGAAACGAAGGATATTCTCTGATGCTCAGGGGGAAAAATGGATCAG attctGAGACCATCCGATTGCCTTATGAAGAAGGGGAATTGCTTGAATACTTAGATGCAGAAGAATTACCTCCTATTTTGGTTGATCTCCTTGAAAAATCACAG gttaatatttttcattgtggATGTGTGATAGCAGAAATACGTGACTATCGCCAGTCCAGTAATATGAAATCTCCTGGTTACCAGAGTAGGCACATTCTCTTACGTCCAACAATGCAG acTTTAGTCTGTGATGTTCATTCTATAACAAGTGACAACCATAAATGGACCCAG GAAGACAAACTTTTGCTTGAGAGCCAACTGATTCTAGCTACAGCAGAACCACTGTGTCTTGACCCGTCTGTGGCTGTAGCTTGTACTGCAAATAGGCTGCTCTATAACCGGCAGAAGATGAACACTCGCCCAATGAAACG GTGTTTGAAGAGGTACTCCAGGTCCTCCCTGAACCGGCAGCAGGACCTGTCTCACTGTCCTCCTCCCCCTCAGCTGAGATTACTTGATTTCTTACAAAAACgcaaggaaaggaaagcaggtcAGCACTATGACCTCAAAATTTCTAAAGCAGGAAAT TGTGTGGACATGTGGAAACGGAGCCCCTGTAACCTGGCTGTGCCTTCTGAAATAGAT GTGGAGAAATATGCTAAAGTAGAAAAATCCATCAAATCTGATGACTCTCAACCAACAGTCTGGCCGGCCCAT GATGTAAAAGACGATTATGTATTTGAATGTGAAGGTGGTACTCAGTATCAGAAAACAAAGCTGACCATCCTGCAGTCTCTTGGTGATCCACTTTACTATGGTAAAATCCAGCCGTGGAAAGCAGACGAAGAAAATGACAGTCAAATGTCTCCATCCCA cTTCTCTGCAGAGGATCATTCAAAttg GTTTATTATTGGGTCAAAGACTGATGCAGAGAG GGTAGTTAATCAATACCAGGAGTTGGTCCAGAATGAAGCCAAATGCCCAGTGAAGATGTCACATAGCTCTAGTGGTTCAGCCACTCTCAATTCAGGGGAGGAGACAGAA CAGCCTGAGACTGTGTCTATTCAGTCTTCAGTTTTGGGAAAGGGAGTAAAACATCGGCCCCCACCCATCAAACTTCCCTCAAGCTCAGGAAATAATGCCTCAG GTAACTATTTTACAGCACAACAGGCCAGCAGCTTCCTTAAATCTCCAACTCCTCCTCCATCATCTAAGCCAAGTCTCTCTCGGAAATCATCTGTGGAGCTCAGTCAAGTTAGCATGCTTTCTCCTGCCGCCCTGTCACCTGCCAGCTCTTCACAGA GATCTGGAACTCCTAAGCCATCTACTCCTACACCAACCCCTTCATCGGCCCCACACCCTCCTGATGCTCAGAACTCAACTCCTAGTACCCCTTCAGCCACCCCATCTCCCCAAGATTCAGGCTTCACCCCTCAGCCCACTTTGTTCACTCAGTTTGCTCAGCAGCAAAGGGCTCTGAGCCAGGCAATGCCTGTGACAACCATTCCTCTTTCTACCATGGTAACATCTATAACAACAGGAAGCACGGTCTCTCCGGTCATGGCAGACTCTGCTGGGCTTAACTCCATCGGTGTAGTGAGCTCTGCTGG GTATCCcatttggtttaaaaaatacttcaaatcTCAGGCCTTTAAATCTACTCCAG
- the Supt20h gene encoding transcription factor SPT20 homolog isoform X16 has protein sequence MQQALEQALDRAEYIVESARQRPPKRKYLSSGRKSIFQKLYDLYVEECEKEPEVKQKLRRNVNLLEKLVMQETLSCLVVNLYPGNEGYSLMLRGKNGSDSETIRLPYEEGELLEYLDAEELPPILVDLLEKSQVNIFHCGCVIAEIRDYRQSSNMKSPGYQSRHILLRPTMQTLVCDVHSITSDNHKWTQEDKLLLESQLILATAEPLCLDPSVAVACTANRLLYNRQKMNTRPMKRCLKRYSRSSLNRQQDLSHCPPPPQLRLLDFLQKRKERKAGQHYDLKISKAGNCVDMWKRSPCNLAVPSEIDVEKYAKVEKSIKSDDSQPTVWPAHDVKDDYVFECEGGTQYQKTKLTILQSLGDPLYYGKIQPWKADEENDSQMSPSHFSAEDHSNWFIIGSKTDAERVVNQYQELVQNEAKCPVKMSHSSSGSATLNSGEETEQPETVSIQSSVLGKGVKHRPPPIKLPSSSGNNASGNYFTAQQASSFLKSPTPPPSSKPSLSRKSSVELSQVSMLSPAALSPASSSQRSGTPKPSTPTPTPSSAPHPPDAQNSTPSTPSATPSPQDSGFTPQPTLFTQFAQQQRALSQAMPVTTIPLSTMVTSITTGSTVSPVMADSAGLNSIGVVSSAGYPIWFKKYFKSQAFKSTPASW, from the exons CAGAAATTAAGAAGAAATGTGAACTTGTTAGAGAAGCTTGTTATGCAAGAGACTTTGTCATGTTTGGTGGTCAATCTGTATCCAGGAAACGAAGGATATTCTCTGATGCTCAGGGGGAAAAATGGATCAG attctGAGACCATCCGATTGCCTTATGAAGAAGGGGAATTGCTTGAATACTTAGATGCAGAAGAATTACCTCCTATTTTGGTTGATCTCCTTGAAAAATCACAG gttaatatttttcattgtggATGTGTGATAGCAGAAATACGTGACTATCGCCAGTCCAGTAATATGAAATCTCCTGGTTACCAGAGTAGGCACATTCTCTTACGTCCAACAATGCAG acTTTAGTCTGTGATGTTCATTCTATAACAAGTGACAACCATAAATGGACCCAG GAAGACAAACTTTTGCTTGAGAGCCAACTGATTCTAGCTACAGCAGAACCACTGTGTCTTGACCCGTCTGTGGCTGTAGCTTGTACTGCAAATAGGCTGCTCTATAACCGGCAGAAGATGAACACTCGCCCAATGAAACG GTGTTTGAAGAGGTACTCCAGGTCCTCCCTGAACCGGCAGCAGGACCTGTCTCACTGTCCTCCTCCCCCTCAGCTGAGATTACTTGATTTCTTACAAAAACgcaaggaaaggaaagcaggtcAGCACTATGACCTCAAAATTTCTAAAGCAGGAAAT TGTGTGGACATGTGGAAACGGAGCCCCTGTAACCTGGCTGTGCCTTCTGAAATAGAT GTGGAGAAATATGCTAAAGTAGAAAAATCCATCAAATCTGATGACTCTCAACCAACAGTCTGGCCGGCCCAT GATGTAAAAGACGATTATGTATTTGAATGTGAAGGTGGTACTCAGTATCAGAAAACAAAGCTGACCATCCTGCAGTCTCTTGGTGATCCACTTTACTATGGTAAAATCCAGCCGTGGAAAGCAGACGAAGAAAATGACAGTCAAATGTCTCCATCCCA cTTCTCTGCAGAGGATCATTCAAAttg GTTTATTATTGGGTCAAAGACTGATGCAGAGAG GGTAGTTAATCAATACCAGGAGTTGGTCCAGAATGAAGCCAAATGCCCAGTGAAGATGTCACATAGCTCTAGTGGTTCAGCCACTCTCAATTCAGGGGAGGAGACAGAA CAGCCTGAGACTGTGTCTATTCAGTCTTCAGTTTTGGGAAAGGGAGTAAAACATCGGCCCCCACCCATCAAACTTCCCTCAAGCTCAGGAAATAATGCCTCAG GTAACTATTTTACAGCACAACAGGCCAGCAGCTTCCTTAAATCTCCAACTCCTCCTCCATCATCTAAGCCAAGTCTCTCTCGGAAATCATCTGTGGAGCTCAGTCAAGTTAGCATGCTTTCTCCTGCCGCCCTGTCACCTGCCAGCTCTTCACAGA GATCTGGAACTCCTAAGCCATCTACTCCTACACCAACCCCTTCATCGGCCCCACACCCTCCTGATGCTCAGAACTCAACTCCTAGTACCCCTTCAGCCACCCCATCTCCCCAAGATTCAGGCTTCACCCCTCAGCCCACTTTGTTCACTCAGTTTGCTCAGCAGCAAAGGGCTCTGAGCCAGGCAATGCCTGTGACAACCATTCCTCTTTCTACCATGGTAACATCTATAACAACAGGAAGCACGGTCTCTCCGGTCATGGCAGACTCTGCTGGGCTTAACTCCATCGGTGTAGTGAGCTCTGCTGG GTATCCcatttggtttaaaaaatacttcaaatcTCAGGCCTTTAAATCTACTCCAG CTTCCTGGTGA
- the Supt20h gene encoding transcription factor SPT20 homolog isoform X15, translating to MQQALEQALDRAEYIVESARQRPPKRKYLSSGRKSIFQKLYDLYVEECEKEPEVKQKLRRNVNLLEKLVMQETLSCLVVNLYPGNEGYSLMLRGKNGSDSETIRLPYEEGELLEYLDAEELPPILVDLLEKSQVNIFHCGCVIAEIRDYRQSSNMKSPGYQSRHILLRPTMQTLVCDVHSITSDNHKWTQEDKLLLESQLILATAEPLCLDPSVAVACTANRLLYNRQKMNTRPMKRCLKRYSRSSLNRQQDLSHCPPPPQLRLLDFLQKRKERKAGQHYDLKISKAGNCVDMWKRSPCNLAVPSEIDVEKYAKVEKSIKSDDSQPTVWPAHDVKDDYVFECEGGTQYQKTKLTILQSLGDPLYYGKIQPWKADEENDSQMSPSHFSAEDHSNWFIIGSKTDAERVVNQYQELVQNEAKCPVKMSHSSSGSATLNSGEETEQPETVSIQSSVLGKGVKHRPPPIKLPSSSGNNASGNYFTAQQASSFLKSPTPPPSSKPSLSRKSSVELSQVSMLSPAALSPASSSQRSGTPKPSTPTPTPSSAPHPPDAQNSTPSTPSATPSPQDSGFTPQPTLFTQFAQQQRALSQAMPVTTIPLSTMVTSITTGSTVSPVMADSAGLNSIGVVSSAGYPIWFKKYFKSQAFKSTPATTAVTAPSVCTTSAAYSFQSPTARGAGF from the exons CAGAAATTAAGAAGAAATGTGAACTTGTTAGAGAAGCTTGTTATGCAAGAGACTTTGTCATGTTTGGTGGTCAATCTGTATCCAGGAAACGAAGGATATTCTCTGATGCTCAGGGGGAAAAATGGATCAG attctGAGACCATCCGATTGCCTTATGAAGAAGGGGAATTGCTTGAATACTTAGATGCAGAAGAATTACCTCCTATTTTGGTTGATCTCCTTGAAAAATCACAG gttaatatttttcattgtggATGTGTGATAGCAGAAATACGTGACTATCGCCAGTCCAGTAATATGAAATCTCCTGGTTACCAGAGTAGGCACATTCTCTTACGTCCAACAATGCAG acTTTAGTCTGTGATGTTCATTCTATAACAAGTGACAACCATAAATGGACCCAG GAAGACAAACTTTTGCTTGAGAGCCAACTGATTCTAGCTACAGCAGAACCACTGTGTCTTGACCCGTCTGTGGCTGTAGCTTGTACTGCAAATAGGCTGCTCTATAACCGGCAGAAGATGAACACTCGCCCAATGAAACG GTGTTTGAAGAGGTACTCCAGGTCCTCCCTGAACCGGCAGCAGGACCTGTCTCACTGTCCTCCTCCCCCTCAGCTGAGATTACTTGATTTCTTACAAAAACgcaaggaaaggaaagcaggtcAGCACTATGACCTCAAAATTTCTAAAGCAGGAAAT TGTGTGGACATGTGGAAACGGAGCCCCTGTAACCTGGCTGTGCCTTCTGAAATAGAT GTGGAGAAATATGCTAAAGTAGAAAAATCCATCAAATCTGATGACTCTCAACCAACAGTCTGGCCGGCCCAT GATGTAAAAGACGATTATGTATTTGAATGTGAAGGTGGTACTCAGTATCAGAAAACAAAGCTGACCATCCTGCAGTCTCTTGGTGATCCACTTTACTATGGTAAAATCCAGCCGTGGAAAGCAGACGAAGAAAATGACAGTCAAATGTCTCCATCCCA cTTCTCTGCAGAGGATCATTCAAAttg GTTTATTATTGGGTCAAAGACTGATGCAGAGAG GGTAGTTAATCAATACCAGGAGTTGGTCCAGAATGAAGCCAAATGCCCAGTGAAGATGTCACATAGCTCTAGTGGTTCAGCCACTCTCAATTCAGGGGAGGAGACAGAA CAGCCTGAGACTGTGTCTATTCAGTCTTCAGTTTTGGGAAAGGGAGTAAAACATCGGCCCCCACCCATCAAACTTCCCTCAAGCTCAGGAAATAATGCCTCAG GTAACTATTTTACAGCACAACAGGCCAGCAGCTTCCTTAAATCTCCAACTCCTCCTCCATCATCTAAGCCAAGTCTCTCTCGGAAATCATCTGTGGAGCTCAGTCAAGTTAGCATGCTTTCTCCTGCCGCCCTGTCACCTGCCAGCTCTTCACAGA GATCTGGAACTCCTAAGCCATCTACTCCTACACCAACCCCTTCATCGGCCCCACACCCTCCTGATGCTCAGAACTCAACTCCTAGTACCCCTTCAGCCACCCCATCTCCCCAAGATTCAGGCTTCACCCCTCAGCCCACTTTGTTCACTCAGTTTGCTCAGCAGCAAAGGGCTCTGAGCCAGGCAATGCCTGTGACAACCATTCCTCTTTCTACCATGGTAACATCTATAACAACAGGAAGCACGGTCTCTCCGGTCATGGCAGACTCTGCTGGGCTTAACTCCATCGGTGTAGTGAGCTCTGCTGG GTATCCcatttggtttaaaaaatacttcaaatcTCAGGCCTTTAAATCTACTCCAG caacaacagcagtcACAGCCCCCTCAGTTTGTACAACCTCAGCAGCCTACAGCTTCCAGTCCCCAACAGCCAGAGGAGCAG
- the Supt20h gene encoding transcription factor SPT20 homolog isoform X14 gives MQQALEQALDRAEYIVESARQRPPKRKYLSSGRKSIFQKLYDLYVEECEKEPEVKQKLRRNVNLLEKLVMQETLSCLVVNLYPGNEGYSLMLRGKNGSDSETIRLPYEEGELLEYLDAEELPPILVDLLEKSQVNIFHCGCVIAEIRDYRQSSNMKSPGYQSRHILLRPTMQTLVCDVHSITSDNHKWTQEDKLLLESQLILATAEPLCLDPSVAVACTANRLLYNRQKMNTRPMKRCLKRYSRSSLNRQQDLSHCPPPPQLRLLDFLQKRKERKAGQHYDLKISKAGNCVDMWKRSPCNLAVPSEIDVEKYAKVEKSIKSDDSQPTVWPAHDVKDDYVFECEGGTQYQKTKLTILQSLGDPLYYGKIQPWKADEENDSQMSPSHFSAEDHSNWFIIGSKTDAERVVNQYQELVQNEAKCPVKMSHSSSGSATLNSGEETEQPETVSIQSSVLGKGVKHRPPPIKLPSSSGNNASGNYFTAQQASSFLKSPTPPPSSKPSLSRKSSVELSQVSMLSPAALSPASSSQRSGTPKPSTPTPTPSSAPHPPDAQNSTPSTPSATPSPQDSGFTPQPTLFTQFAQQQRALSQAMPVTTIPLSTMVTSITTGSTVSPVMADSAGLNSIGVVSSAGYPIWFKKYFKSQAFKSTPAATTAVTAPSVCTTSAAYSFQSPTARGAGF, from the exons CAGAAATTAAGAAGAAATGTGAACTTGTTAGAGAAGCTTGTTATGCAAGAGACTTTGTCATGTTTGGTGGTCAATCTGTATCCAGGAAACGAAGGATATTCTCTGATGCTCAGGGGGAAAAATGGATCAG attctGAGACCATCCGATTGCCTTATGAAGAAGGGGAATTGCTTGAATACTTAGATGCAGAAGAATTACCTCCTATTTTGGTTGATCTCCTTGAAAAATCACAG gttaatatttttcattgtggATGTGTGATAGCAGAAATACGTGACTATCGCCAGTCCAGTAATATGAAATCTCCTGGTTACCAGAGTAGGCACATTCTCTTACGTCCAACAATGCAG acTTTAGTCTGTGATGTTCATTCTATAACAAGTGACAACCATAAATGGACCCAG GAAGACAAACTTTTGCTTGAGAGCCAACTGATTCTAGCTACAGCAGAACCACTGTGTCTTGACCCGTCTGTGGCTGTAGCTTGTACTGCAAATAGGCTGCTCTATAACCGGCAGAAGATGAACACTCGCCCAATGAAACG GTGTTTGAAGAGGTACTCCAGGTCCTCCCTGAACCGGCAGCAGGACCTGTCTCACTGTCCTCCTCCCCCTCAGCTGAGATTACTTGATTTCTTACAAAAACgcaaggaaaggaaagcaggtcAGCACTATGACCTCAAAATTTCTAAAGCAGGAAAT TGTGTGGACATGTGGAAACGGAGCCCCTGTAACCTGGCTGTGCCTTCTGAAATAGAT GTGGAGAAATATGCTAAAGTAGAAAAATCCATCAAATCTGATGACTCTCAACCAACAGTCTGGCCGGCCCAT GATGTAAAAGACGATTATGTATTTGAATGTGAAGGTGGTACTCAGTATCAGAAAACAAAGCTGACCATCCTGCAGTCTCTTGGTGATCCACTTTACTATGGTAAAATCCAGCCGTGGAAAGCAGACGAAGAAAATGACAGTCAAATGTCTCCATCCCA cTTCTCTGCAGAGGATCATTCAAAttg GTTTATTATTGGGTCAAAGACTGATGCAGAGAG GGTAGTTAATCAATACCAGGAGTTGGTCCAGAATGAAGCCAAATGCCCAGTGAAGATGTCACATAGCTCTAGTGGTTCAGCCACTCTCAATTCAGGGGAGGAGACAGAA CAGCCTGAGACTGTGTCTATTCAGTCTTCAGTTTTGGGAAAGGGAGTAAAACATCGGCCCCCACCCATCAAACTTCCCTCAAGCTCAGGAAATAATGCCTCAG GTAACTATTTTACAGCACAACAGGCCAGCAGCTTCCTTAAATCTCCAACTCCTCCTCCATCATCTAAGCCAAGTCTCTCTCGGAAATCATCTGTGGAGCTCAGTCAAGTTAGCATGCTTTCTCCTGCCGCCCTGTCACCTGCCAGCTCTTCACAGA GATCTGGAACTCCTAAGCCATCTACTCCTACACCAACCCCTTCATCGGCCCCACACCCTCCTGATGCTCAGAACTCAACTCCTAGTACCCCTTCAGCCACCCCATCTCCCCAAGATTCAGGCTTCACCCCTCAGCCCACTTTGTTCACTCAGTTTGCTCAGCAGCAAAGGGCTCTGAGCCAGGCAATGCCTGTGACAACCATTCCTCTTTCTACCATGGTAACATCTATAACAACAGGAAGCACGGTCTCTCCGGTCATGGCAGACTCTGCTGGGCTTAACTCCATCGGTGTAGTGAGCTCTGCTGG GTATCCcatttggtttaaaaaatacttcaaatcTCAGGCCTTTAAATCTACTCCAG cagcaacaacagcagtcACAGCCCCCTCAGTTTGTACAACCTCAGCAGCCTACAGCTTCCAGTCCCCAACAGCCAGAGGAGCAG